Proteins from one Porites lutea chromosome 3, jaPorLute2.1, whole genome shotgun sequence genomic window:
- the LOC140931366 gene encoding GDP-fucose protein O-fucosyltransferase 2-like isoform X1: MAARWKVLAFFIAPITIASFVVSKDVDDESVAFDTSSQHGLNVDSFQVALNETKLDKRYLIYDVNPGEGFNLRRDVYMRVANMMKLLREKQNWVLVVPPWRKLYHWRSPIEQNALPWRTFFDLESLNRYVPVIEFEDFVKETGESGIDEILYLQGYAEGWKDGHWEEKVDDRDCIDRPVYYKDQDGFYRGYFWGMDNVFARKFKCVSVQGTSAILVSLLEKTKSRSVFVDRFEEVLHIVYGQKDYWEARRSLVFAKHLTAEGDKFRKEILKSEDNKDGTVMDEDWTKNHKKEGSAKGGPYLAVHLRRADFLYAHPDDVPSLDNSIKQIKEILDKQKLDMVFLATDADKEEIDYLKNKLPLVKYDAPKKILQKYGDGGVAIIDQWICAHAKYFVGTCESTFSFRIHEERDILGFHGDQTFNCLCGDKELGKCEQPSKWRIVY, encoded by the exons ATGGCGGCTAGGTGGAAGGTCCTTGCTTTCTTCATTGCACCCATAACTATTGCTTCATTTGTTGTTAGCAAAGATGTAGATGATGAATCTGTAGCATTTGATACTTCTAGCCAACATGGTCTCAACGTAGATTCCTTCCAAGTTGCTCTAAATGAAACGAAATTGGACAAAAGGTACCTCATCTACGATGTTAATCCAGGAGAGGGTTTTAATCTACGGCGGGATGTCTACATGAGAGTGGCAAATATGATGAAACTTCTtcgagaaaaacaaaactgggTGCTTGTAGTTCCACCTTGGAGAAAATTATATCACTGGCGATCACCGATCGAGCAGAATGCTCTTCCATGGCGAACATTCTTCGATCTCGAGAGCTTAAACAGATATGTTCCTGTCATTGAATTCGAAGACTTTGTGAAAGAAACTGGCGAATCAGGTATAGATGAAATTCTCTATTTACAGGGATACGCAGAAGGCTGGAAGGATGGGCATTGGGAAGAAAAAGTCGATGATCGTGATTGTATAGACAGACCTGTTTACTACAAAGACCAAGACGGTTTTTATCGAGGATATTTTTGGGGAATGGACAATGTATTCGCGCGTAAATTTAAATGTGTATCTGTGCAAGGCACTTCAGCTATTTTAGTGTCTTTACTGGAGAAAACCAAATCCAG ATCAGTGTTTGTAGACAGATTTGAAGAAGTGTTGCACATTGTGTATGGACAGAAGGATTACTGGGAG GCAAGAAGAAGCCTAGTATTTGCCAAGCACCTGACAGCAGAAGGAGACAAATTCCGTAAAGAGATACTGAAATCAGAGGACAACAAAGATGGCACTGTCATGGATGAAGACTGGACAAAAAACCACAAAAAGGAGGGTAGTGCTAAAGGTGGCCCATATCTGGCTGTTCACCTAAGAAGAGCTGATTTTCTTTATGCGCATCCTGATGATGTACCATCATTAGATAATTCCATCAAGCAGATCAAGGAGATTCTAGATAAACAAAAGCTTGACATGGTGTTTCTTGCTACTGATGCTGATAAAGAAG AAATAGATTATTTGAAGAACAAACTTCCTTTGGTCAAGTATGATGCTCCAAAAaagattttacaaaaatatgGTGATGGAGGGGTAGCTATCATTGATCAGTGGATTTGTGCTCATGCAAAGTATTTTGTCGGGACGTGCGAGTcaacattttcttttcgtatTCATGAAGAAAGAGACATATTAGGTTTCCATGGTGACCAAACCTTTAATTGTCTCTGTGGTGATAAGGAGCTTGGAAAATGTGAACAACCATCCAAATGGAGAATAGTTTACTAA
- the LOC140931366 gene encoding GDP-fucose protein O-fucosyltransferase 2-like isoform X2: MAARWKVLAFFIAPITIASFVVSKDVDDESVAFDTSSQHGLNVDSFQVALNETKLDKRYLIYDVNPGEGFNLRRDVYMRVANMMKLLREKQNWVLVVPPWRKLYHWRSPIEQNALPWRTFFDLESLNRYVPVIEFEDFVKETGESGIDEILYLQGYAEGWKDGHWEEKVDDRDCIDRPVYYKDQDGFYRGYFWGMDNVFARKFKCVSVQGTSAILVSLLEKTKSRSVMIDRFEKVLHIHYGQVEYWKARRSLVFAKHLTAEGDKFRKEILKSEDNKDGTVMDEDWTKNHKKEGSAKGGPYLAVHLRRADFLYAHPDDVPSLDNSIKQIKEILDKQKLDMVFLATDADKEEIDYLKNKLPLVKYDAPKKILQKYGDGGVAIIDQWICAHAKYFVGTCESTFSFRIHEERDILGFHGDQTFNCLCGDKELGKCEQPSKWRIVY; encoded by the exons ATGGCGGCTAGGTGGAAGGTCCTTGCTTTCTTCATTGCACCCATAACTATTGCTTCATTTGTTGTTAGCAAAGATGTAGATGATGAATCTGTAGCATTTGATACTTCTAGCCAACATGGTCTCAACGTAGATTCCTTCCAAGTTGCTCTAAATGAAACGAAATTGGACAAAAGGTACCTCATCTACGATGTTAATCCAGGAGAGGGTTTTAATCTACGGCGGGATGTCTACATGAGAGTGGCAAATATGATGAAACTTCTtcgagaaaaacaaaactgggTGCTTGTAGTTCCACCTTGGAGAAAATTATATCACTGGCGATCACCGATCGAGCAGAATGCTCTTCCATGGCGAACATTCTTCGATCTCGAGAGCTTAAACAGATATGTTCCTGTCATTGAATTCGAAGACTTTGTGAAAGAAACTGGCGAATCAGGTATAGATGAAATTCTCTATTTACAGGGATACGCAGAAGGCTGGAAGGATGGGCATTGGGAAGAAAAAGTCGATGATCGTGATTGTATAGACAGACCTGTTTACTACAAAGACCAAGACGGTTTTTATCGAGGATATTTTTGGGGAATGGACAATGTATTCGCGCGTAAATTTAAATGTGTATCTGTGCAAGGCACTTCAGCTATTTTAGTGTCTTTACTGGAGAAAACCAAATCCAG aTCAGTAATGATTGACAGATTTGAAAAGGTTTTGCACATCCATTATGGTCAGGTGGAATATTGGAAG GCAAGAAGAAGCCTAGTATTTGCCAAGCACCTGACAGCAGAAGGAGACAAATTCCGTAAAGAGATACTGAAATCAGAGGACAACAAAGATGGCACTGTCATGGATGAAGACTGGACAAAAAACCACAAAAAGGAGGGTAGTGCTAAAGGTGGCCCATATCTGGCTGTTCACCTAAGAAGAGCTGATTTTCTTTATGCGCATCCTGATGATGTACCATCATTAGATAATTCCATCAAGCAGATCAAGGAGATTCTAGATAAACAAAAGCTTGACATGGTGTTTCTTGCTACTGATGCTGATAAAGAAG AAATAGATTATTTGAAGAACAAACTTCCTTTGGTCAAGTATGATGCTCCAAAAaagattttacaaaaatatgGTGATGGAGGGGTAGCTATCATTGATCAGTGGATTTGTGCTCATGCAAAGTATTTTGTCGGGACGTGCGAGTcaacattttcttttcgtatTCATGAAGAAAGAGACATATTAGGTTTCCATGGTGACCAAACCTTTAATTGTCTCTGTGGTGATAAGGAGCTTGGAAAATGTGAACAACCATCCAAATGGAGAATAGTTTACTAA